A genomic stretch from Bos mutus isolate GX-2022 chromosome 4, NWIPB_WYAK_1.1, whole genome shotgun sequence includes:
- the RPA3 gene encoding replication protein A 14 kDa subunit isoform X2: MVDVMESPKARINASMLAQFIDQPVCFVGRLEKIHPTGKMFILSDGEGKNLDEEISGIVEVVGRVTAKATIMCASYVQFKEDNHPFDLGLYNEAVKITHEFPQFFPLGVMQYG, translated from the exons ATGGTGGACGTGATGGAGTCGCCCAAGGCGCGCATCAACGCCAGCATGCTAGCTCAGTTCATCGACCAGCCGGTCTGCTTCGTAGGGAGGCTGGAGAAG attcatccCACTgggaaaatgtttattctttcagATGGTGAAGGAAAAAAT CTTGATGAAGAAATCTCTGGAATCGTGGAAGTAGTTGGAAGAGTAACGGCCAAGGCAACCATTATGTGTGCATCTTATGTCCAGTTTAAAGAAGATAATCATCCTTTTG ATCTTGGACTTTACAATGAGGCTGTGAAGATTACCCATGAGTTCCCTCAGTTTTTTCCTTTGGGAGTCATGCAGTATGGTTGA
- the RPA3 gene encoding replication protein A 14 kDa subunit isoform X1: protein MVDVMESPKARINASMLAQFIDQPVCFVGRLEKIHPTGKMFILSDGEGKNVTIELMEPLDEEISGIVEVVGRVTAKATIMCASYVQFKEDNHPFDLGLYNEAVKITHEFPQFFPLGVMQYG, encoded by the exons ATGGTGGACGTGATGGAGTCGCCCAAGGCGCGCATCAACGCCAGCATGCTAGCTCAGTTCATCGACCAGCCGGTCTGCTTCGTAGGGAGGCTGGAGAAG attcatccCACTgggaaaatgtttattctttcagATGGTGAAGGAAAAAATGTAACTATTGAGTTGATGGAGCCT CTTGATGAAGAAATCTCTGGAATCGTGGAAGTAGTTGGAAGAGTAACGGCCAAGGCAACCATTATGTGTGCATCTTATGTCCAGTTTAAAGAAGATAATCATCCTTTTG ATCTTGGACTTTACAATGAGGCTGTGAAGATTACCCATGAGTTCCCTCAGTTTTTTCCTTTGGGAGTCATGCAGTATGGTTGA